From Oreochromis aureus strain Israel breed Guangdong linkage group 4, ZZ_aureus, whole genome shotgun sequence, a single genomic window includes:
- the angptl6 gene encoding angiopoietin-related protein 6, whose protein sequence is MEKALTVVLPLFLTLCVNMPEVGGQKEGAQVDNKGSSRSSETKTGRCSYTFIVPQQKLTGALCLNTQPAPTNHSEVSALWAELKQQQEQLEKLRSQLEQEGALATEVRALRKESSSMNSRITQLYAQLLHEVINKKDQALEQQRVENLLLNATAQALQVSSDYRELEKKYGALTSMMSSHHQFIARLEKKCQCRDSAQPSQVVTEPPKRQSNVHLNYSSETNQMTNDVQRDQSALPLEQAQTGGGPFHPPTTTSSPTDPSFFSFPVTKTPGPWRDCQHVLESGETTSGIYLLRPQSSNRLLQAWCEQSQAQGGWTVIQRRQDGSINFFRDWEHYKQGFGNLDGEYWLGLENLYLLTKQAQYKLRVALEDWRGRQVFAEYDSFYVEPESDWYRLRLGLYHGNAGDSLSWHSNKAFTTLDRDKDSYGGNCAHYQKGGWWYHMCAHSNLNGVWYRGGHYRSRYQDGVYWAEFHGGSYSLKRVSMMIKPK, encoded by the exons ATGGAGAAGGCACTGACAGTAGTTCTGCCTCTTTTTCTTACACTTTGTGTGAACATGCCAGAAGTTGGTGGACAGAAGGAGGGAGCACAGGTTGACAACAAAGGTTCATCACGTtcttcagaaacaaaaacaggccGGTGCTCTTACACCTTCATAGTGCCTCAGCAGAAATTGACAGGGGCGCTGTGTCTGAACACGCAGCCTGCTCCTACCAACCATTCAGAAGTGTCAGCCTTATGGGCAGAGCTCAAACAACAGCAGGAACAACTAGAGAAGCTAAGAAGCCAACTGGAGCAGGAAGGGGCCCTTGCCACTGAAGTAAGGGCCTTGCGCAAAGAGAGCAGCAGTATGAATTCTCGCATCACCCAGCTCTATGCTCAGCTGTTACATGAAGTTATAAACAAGAAAGATCAGGCCTTGGAGCAGCAAAGGGTGGAGAACCTTCTGCTAAATGCGACAGCACAG GCACTGCAGGTGTCCAGTGATTACAGGGAGCTGGAGAAGAAATATGGAGCCCTCACCTCTATGATGAGTTCCCACCACCAGTTTATTGCCCGTTTGGAGAAGAAATGCCAGTGCAGGGACTCTGCCCAGCCCTCTCAG GTCGTGACTGAACCACCCAAAAGACAGTCAAATGTGCATCTGAATTACAGTTCTGAAACCAACCAAATGACCAATGATGTTCAACGGGACCAAAGTGCTCTTCCATTAGAGCAAGCTCAAACAGGGGGAGGTCCTTTCCATCCCCCCACTACCACCAGCAGTCCTACAGACCCTTCCTTCTTTAGCTTCCCTGTCACGAAAACTCCAG GGCCATGGCGGGACTGTCAGCATGTGTTAGAATCAGGTGAAACTACCAGTGGGATCTATTTGCTCCGGCCGCAGAGTTCCAACCGACTCCTGCAGGCCTGGTGTGAGCAGAGTCAAGCTCAGGGAGGGTGGACGGTCATCCAGAGGAGACAAGATGGGTCAATCAACTTCTTCAGAGACTGGGAACATTATAAG caagGCTTTGGGAACCTAGATGGAGAGTACTGGCTTGGTCTGGAAAACCTGTACTTGTTGACCAAACAGGCTCAGTATAAGTTGCGGGTGGCCCTGGAAGATTGGCGTGGCCGGCAGGTGTTTGCTGAGTATGACAGCTTCTATGTGGAACCAGAGAGCGACTGGTATCGACTGCGGTTGGGACTGTATCACGGCAATGCAGGGGACTCCCTCTCCTGGCACAGCAACAAGGCCTTTACCACTCTGGATCGAGACAAAGACAGCTATGGAG GTAACTGTGCTCATTATCAGAAGGGAGGCTGGTGGTATCACATGTGTGCTCACTCCAATCTGAATGGTGTGTGGTATCGTGGTGGACACTATCGAAGCCGGTACCAGGATGGCGTCTACTGGGCAGAGTTCCATGGAGGATCGTACTCCCTTAAACGGGTTTCCATGATGATCAAACCTAAATAA